GGGGCGCCGGACGCGCACGATTCCTCCGCACCATAGGCGTTCAGCAAGGTCCCATAGCGTCTCGTAATTCCGGATAACACGTTGCTATCACTTGTGTTGTACGTCCCTTGACCTATCGGGCGATTCCGTGTAGTCTTGTTCCGTTAGTGATAACCTATGGTGATAACCGGAATCCATACGGAGCACGCCGTGACGCGACCCAAACGCCTGAGCGCCGCGTTCGTTCGGACCGTCAAGCGACCGGGGCGGTACGGGGACGGTCGCGGCGGATACGGGCTCTCGCTGCTGGTCAAGCCCACCGCCTCAGGAAGGCTGTCGAAGACCTGGGCGCAACGGATGCGGATCGGCGGCAGGCCCTTCAACGTCGGCCTGGGTCCCTATCCGGTCGTGACGCTGGCCGAGGCGCGGGCGAAGGCGCTCGAGAATCGGCGCGCCATCCAGAAGGGCATGGATCCGCGCAGCGGCGGCATGCCGACGTTCGAGCGGGCGGCCGAGAAGGTGATCGCGCTCCACGCGAAGAACTGGAAGGGCGACGCCAGCGAGAAGCAGTGGCGGCAGTGTCTTCGGGACTACGTCTTCCCGAAGCTGGGGCGCAAGCGGGTGGGCGAGATCACGACCGCCGACGTGCTGGCCTGTCTGGCGCCGATCTGGAACGAGAAGCGGCCCACGGCGGCGCGGGTGCGCCGGCGCATCGGCGCGGTGATGAAGTGGGCGGTGGCCAGGGGCTACCGGGAGGACAACCCGGCGGGCGACGCCATCGCGGCGGCGCTGCCGCGGGGCACGCGCCACCGGACGCACTTCCGGGCCCTTCCTCATGCCGAGGTAGGGACGGCGCTTGAGGCGGTCCGGGAATCGGACGCGTGGTTGGGCATCCGGCTGTGTCTGGAGTTCGTGGCCCTGACGGCGACGAGGAGCGGCGAGGCGCGGAGGGCGCGCTGGCCGGAGATCGACCGGGACCGCGCGACGTGGACGGTGCCCGCCGAGCGCATGAAGACCGGGCGGGAGCACCGGGTGCCCCTTTCGACGGGCGCGCTGGCGGTGCTGGAGGAGGCCCGGGAGATCGAGAACGGGTCGGGGTTGATCTTCCCCAGCTTCAAGGGACGGGAGCTGCGGAGCCCTCAGGTGGCGGGGGCGTTTCGGGACCTCGGGATCCCCAGCACGGTGCACGGGCTGCGGAGTTCATTCCGCGACTGGGCCGCGGAGACGGGCGTGGACCGCACGGTCGCCGAGGCGGCGCTGGCGCACAAGGTCGGCGGGGTCGAGGGAGCGTACTTCAGGAGCGACCTGTTCGAGCGCCGGCGCGAGGTCATGCAGGACTGGTCGGCGTATCTGGCGGCCGGGAGAGCGGGCGCGGGGAGCTGATCCGAGCCCGCGACCGGGCTCGGAGGCCGTTTTCGGGACCCACCGCGGGCGTTTCGGGTCTTCTACGGGCCTCAGGATCGCCTGAGATCGACGATCGCTGGTCTCCGAGGGGTACGGGTAGGGTGGAAACCGGGGCGCGGCAGGGGAGCGCCGGGGGTTGCGTCTTCGCCGTCTTTGAGGCGGTCGGCCAGGAGGCCGGGGAGCTTGCCGGCGACGGTCCGGTGGACGCTGTTCCGGACGGTGCCCCGCGAGGCGGTTTCGGCACCGTCCCCAAGGGCTGGCTGACGACCGTTAAGGGTCGTAAGCCAGCCTACGCGATGTATAACATTCGCGCTCTGGCGAGGGGTGCTCCGCCCC
The DNA window shown above is from Gammaproteobacteria bacterium and carries:
- a CDS encoding tyrosine-type recombinase/integrase; the encoded protein is MTRPKRLSAAFVRTVKRPGRYGDGRGGYGLSLLVKPTASGRLSKTWAQRMRIGGRPFNVGLGPYPVVTLAEARAKALENRRAIQKGMDPRSGGMPTFERAAEKVIALHAKNWKGDASEKQWRQCLRDYVFPKLGRKRVGEITTADVLACLAPIWNEKRPTAARVRRRIGAVMKWAVARGYREDNPAGDAIAAALPRGTRHRTHFRALPHAEVGTALEAVRESDAWLGIRLCLEFVALTATRSGEARRARWPEIDRDRATWTVPAERMKTGREHRVPLSTGALAVLEEAREIENGSGLIFPSFKGRELRSPQVAGAFRDLGIPSTVHGLRSSFRDWAAETGVDRTVAEAALAHKVGGVEGAYFRSDLFERRREVMQDWSAYLAAGRAGAGS